In one Pungitius pungitius chromosome 13, fPunPun2.1, whole genome shotgun sequence genomic region, the following are encoded:
- the ciao2b gene encoding cytosolic iron-sulfur assembly component 2B — MSRLENANPVIFQRSGDRLLTSNDEDEDVHDPIDDREIFDLIRAINDPEHPLSLEELNVVEQVRVQVNDAESVVGIEFTPTIPHCSMATLIGLSIKVKLLRSLPDRFKIDVHITPGTHASEEAVNKQLADKERVAAALENSSLLEVVNQCLTPTKTI; from the exons ATGTCCCGTTTAGAGAACGCCAACCCGGTGATCTTCCAGCGGTCCGGCGACAGGCTGCTGACGTCAaacgacgaggacgaggacgtgcACGACCCCATCGACGATAGGGAAATATTCG ATCTGATCAGAGCCATCAACGACCCGGAGCATCCTctgtccctggaggagctcaACGTGGTGGAGCAGGTCCGCGTGCAG GTGAATGACGCAGAGAGCGTCGTGGGCATCGAGTTCACGCCCACAATCCCCCATTGCAGCATGGCAACACTCATTGGTCTGTCAATCAAAGTCAAGCTGCTACGCTCCCTGCCAGACCGGTtcaaa ATCGATGTCCACATCACTCCCGGGACTCACGCCTCAGAGGAAGCAG TAAACAAACAGCTGGCGGACAAAGAGAGAGTCGCGGCGGCTCTGGAGAACTCCTCGCTGCTGGAGGTGGTCAACCAGTGCCTGACCCCCACCAAGACCATCTGA